The proteins below come from a single Canis aureus isolate CA01 chromosome 14, VMU_Caureus_v.1.0, whole genome shotgun sequence genomic window:
- the YTHDC1 gene encoding YTH domain-containing protein 1 isoform X3, translating into MAADSREEKDGELNVLDDILTEVPEQDDELYNPESEQDKNEKKGSKRKSDRMESTDIKRQKPSVHSRQLLSKPLSSSVSNNKRIVSTKGKSVGEYKNEEYQRSERSKRLEADRKIRLSSSASREPYKSQPEKTCLRKRDPERRTKSPTPDGSEVRIGLEVDRRASRSSQSSKEEVNSEEYGSDHETGSSGSSDEQGNNTENEEEGVEDVEEDEEVEEDAEEDEEVDEDGEEEEEEEEEEEEEEEEEEEEEEEEYEQDERDQKEEGNDYDTRSEASDSDSESVSFTDGSVRSGSGTDGSDEKKKERKRARGISPIVFDRSGSSASESYAGSEKKHEKLSSSVRAVRKDQTSKLKYVLQDARFFLIKSNNHENVSLAKAKGVWSTLPVNEKKLNAAFRSARSVILIFSVRESGKFQGFARLSSESHHGGSPIHWVLPAGMNAKMLGGVFKIDWICRRELPFTKSAHLTNPWNEHKPVKIGRDGQEIELECGTQLCLLFPPDESIDLYQVIHKMRHKRRMHSQPRSRGRPSRREPVRDVGRRRPEDYDIHNSRKKPRIDYAPEFHQRPGYLKDPRYQEVDSFTNLIPNRRFSGVRRDVFLNGSYNDYVREFHNMGPPPPWQGMAPYPGMEQPPHHPYYQHHAPPPQAHPPYSGHHPVPHEARYRDKRVVSAREGSSHDYDMRVDDFLRRTQAVVSGRRSRPRERDRERERDRPRDNRRDRERDRGRDRERERERLCDRDRDRGERGRYRR; encoded by the exons ATGGAGAACTTAATGTTCTTGATGATATTTTGACTGAAGTACCAGAACAGGATGATGAACTTTATAATCCAGAGAGTGAACAAGATAAAAACGAGAAGAAGg gatcaaaaagaaaaagtgaccGAATGGAATCTACTGACATCAAGCGACAAAAACCTTCTGTTCATTCAAGACAGTTGCTTTCTAAGCCATTGAGCTCATCTGTTAGCAATAACAAAAGAATAGTTAGTACAAAGGGAAAGTCAGTTGGAGAGTATAAAAATGAGGAATATCAAAGATCTGAAAGAAGCAAGCGTTTAGAAGCTGATCGGAAGATTCGTTTGTCTAGCAGTGCTTCTAGAGAACCTTATAAGAGTCAACCTGAAAAAACTTGTCTACGGAAAAGAGATCCTGAAAGGAGGACCAAATCCCCTACACCAGATGGTTCTGAGGTA AGAATTGGGCTTGAAGTGGATAGACGTGCAAGCAGATCCAGCCAATCTtctaaggaagaagtaaactcTGAAGAATATGGCTCTGACCATGAGACTGGCAGCAGTGGTTCTTCTGATGAACAAGGCAATAATACTGAGAATGAAGAGGAAGGGGTGGAAGATGTGGAGGAAGatgaagaagtagaagaagatgcagaggaagatgaagaagtagatgaagatggagaagaggaggaggaggaggaagaagaggaggaggaggaggaagaagaggaggaggaggaggaggaggaagaatatGAACAAGATGAGAGAGaccagaaggaagagggaaatgatTATGATACTCGAAGTGAAGCTAGCGACTCTGATTCTGAATCCGTTTCCTTCACAGATGGATCTGTTAGATCTGGTTCAGGCACAGATGGATCAG atgagaaaaagaaggaaaggaagagagctaGAGGCATTTCTCCAATTGTTTTTGATAGAAGTGGAAGCTCTGCATCGGAATCATACGCAG GTTCAGAAAAGAAGCATGAGAAATTATCATCTTCCGTTCGTGCTGTCCGAAAAG atcaaACCAGTAAACTCAAATATGTCCTACAGGATGCAAGATTTTTTCTCATAAAGAGTAACAACCATGAGAATGTGTCTCTTGCCAAAGCTAAG GGTGTTTGGTCCACACTGCCTGTAAATGAGAAGAAATTAAATGCTGCATTCAGATCTGCAAGGAgtgttatattaatattttctgtcAGAGAGAGTGGAAAATTTCAAG GATTTGCAAGGCTTTCTTCAGAATCACATCATGGAGGATCTCCTATACATTGGGTGCTGCCAgctggaatgaatgctaaaatgtTGGGAGGAGTTTTTAAAATTGACTGGATTTGCAG GCGTGAATTACCCTTCACTAAGTCAGCTCATCTCACCAATCCTTGGAATGAACATAAACCAGTAAAGATTGGACGTGATGGACAG GAAATTGAACTTGAATGTGGAACCCAGCTTTGTCTTCTATTTCCCCCTGATGAAAGTATTGACTTGTATCAGGTCATTCATAAAATGCGTCACAAGAGAAGAATGCATTCTCAGCCCCGATCAAGAGGACGTCCATCCCGTCGAGAACCAGTCCGGGATGTGGGAAG GCGTCGACCAGAAGATTATGATATTCATAACAGCAGAAAGAAACCAAGGATTGACTATGCCCCTGAGTTTCACCAGAGACCAG GGTATTTAAAGGATCCTCGATACCAGGAAGTAGACAG TTTCACAAATCTTATTCCCAACAGACGATTTTCAGGAGTTCGCCGAGATGTGTTTTTAAATGGg tcctACAATGATTATGTGAGGGAGTTTCATAACATGGGACCACCACCACCTTGGCAAGGAATg gctCCTTATCCTGGAATGGAACAACCTCCACACCATCCTTACTATCAGCACCATGCTCCACCTCCTCAAGCTCATCCCCCTTACTCAGGACATCACCCAGTACCACATGAAGCAAGATACAGAGATAAACGAGTAGTAAGTGCACGAGAAGGCTCAAGT CATGATTATGACATGAGGGTGGATGATTTCCTTCGTCGCACACAAGCTGTTGTCAGTGGTCGGAGAAGTAGACCTCGTGAAAGAGatcgagagcgagagcgagaccGCCCTAGAGATAACAGAAGAGACAGAGAACGAGATAGAGGAcgtgatagagaaagagaaagagagcgatTATGTGACCGGGACAGAGACCGAGGGGAGAGAGGTCGATATAGAAGATAA
- the YTHDC1 gene encoding YTH domain-containing protein 1 isoform X2 — MSCALKCRPPRPTDGELNVLDDILTEVPEQDDELYNPESEQDKNEKKGSKRKSDRMESTDIKRQKPSVHSRQLLSKPLSSSVSNNKRIVSTKGKSVGEYKNEEYQRSERSKRLEADRKIRLSSSASREPYKSQPEKTCLRKRDPERRTKSPTPDGSERIGLEVDRRASRSSQSSKEEVNSEEYGSDHETGSSGSSDEQGNNTENEEEGVEDVEEDEEVEEDAEEDEEVDEDGEEEEEEEEEEEEEEEEEEEEEEEEYEQDERDQKEEGNDYDTRSEASDSDSESVSFTDGSVRSGSGTDGSDEKKKERKRARGISPIVFDRSGSSASESYAGSEKKHEKLSSSVRAVRKDQTSKLKYVLQDARFFLIKSNNHENVSLAKAKGVWSTLPVNEKKLNAAFRSARSVILIFSVRESGKFQGFARLSSESHHGGSPIHWVLPAGMNAKMLGGVFKIDWICRRELPFTKSAHLTNPWNEHKPVKIGRDGQEIELECGTQLCLLFPPDESIDLYQVIHKMRHKRRMHSQPRSRGRPSRREPVRDVGRRRPEDYDIHNSRKKPRIDYAPEFHQRPGYLKDPRYQEVDSFTNLIPNRRFSGVRRDVFLNGSYNDYVREFHNMGPPPPWQGMAPYPGMEQPPHHPYYQHHAPPPQAHPPYSGHHPVPHEARYRDKRVVSAREGSSHDYDMRVDDFLRRTQAVVSGRRSRPRERDRERERDRPRDNRRDRERDRGRDRERERERLCDRDRDRGERGRYRR, encoded by the exons ATGGAGAACTTAATGTTCTTGATGATATTTTGACTGAAGTACCAGAACAGGATGATGAACTTTATAATCCAGAGAGTGAACAAGATAAAAACGAGAAGAAGg gatcaaaaagaaaaagtgaccGAATGGAATCTACTGACATCAAGCGACAAAAACCTTCTGTTCATTCAAGACAGTTGCTTTCTAAGCCATTGAGCTCATCTGTTAGCAATAACAAAAGAATAGTTAGTACAAAGGGAAAGTCAGTTGGAGAGTATAAAAATGAGGAATATCAAAGATCTGAAAGAAGCAAGCGTTTAGAAGCTGATCGGAAGATTCGTTTGTCTAGCAGTGCTTCTAGAGAACCTTATAAGAGTCAACCTGAAAAAACTTGTCTACGGAAAAGAGATCCTGAAAGGAGGACCAAATCCCCTACACCAGATGGTTCTGAG AGAATTGGGCTTGAAGTGGATAGACGTGCAAGCAGATCCAGCCAATCTtctaaggaagaagtaaactcTGAAGAATATGGCTCTGACCATGAGACTGGCAGCAGTGGTTCTTCTGATGAACAAGGCAATAATACTGAGAATGAAGAGGAAGGGGTGGAAGATGTGGAGGAAGatgaagaagtagaagaagatgcagaggaagatgaagaagtagatgaagatggagaagaggaggaggaggaggaagaagaggaggaggaggaggaagaagaggaggaggaggaggaggaggaagaatatGAACAAGATGAGAGAGaccagaaggaagagggaaatgatTATGATACTCGAAGTGAAGCTAGCGACTCTGATTCTGAATCCGTTTCCTTCACAGATGGATCTGTTAGATCTGGTTCAGGCACAGATGGATCAG atgagaaaaagaaggaaaggaagagagctaGAGGCATTTCTCCAATTGTTTTTGATAGAAGTGGAAGCTCTGCATCGGAATCATACGCAG GTTCAGAAAAGAAGCATGAGAAATTATCATCTTCCGTTCGTGCTGTCCGAAAAG atcaaACCAGTAAACTCAAATATGTCCTACAGGATGCAAGATTTTTTCTCATAAAGAGTAACAACCATGAGAATGTGTCTCTTGCCAAAGCTAAG GGTGTTTGGTCCACACTGCCTGTAAATGAGAAGAAATTAAATGCTGCATTCAGATCTGCAAGGAgtgttatattaatattttctgtcAGAGAGAGTGGAAAATTTCAAG GATTTGCAAGGCTTTCTTCAGAATCACATCATGGAGGATCTCCTATACATTGGGTGCTGCCAgctggaatgaatgctaaaatgtTGGGAGGAGTTTTTAAAATTGACTGGATTTGCAG GCGTGAATTACCCTTCACTAAGTCAGCTCATCTCACCAATCCTTGGAATGAACATAAACCAGTAAAGATTGGACGTGATGGACAG GAAATTGAACTTGAATGTGGAACCCAGCTTTGTCTTCTATTTCCCCCTGATGAAAGTATTGACTTGTATCAGGTCATTCATAAAATGCGTCACAAGAGAAGAATGCATTCTCAGCCCCGATCAAGAGGACGTCCATCCCGTCGAGAACCAGTCCGGGATGTGGGAAG GCGTCGACCAGAAGATTATGATATTCATAACAGCAGAAAGAAACCAAGGATTGACTATGCCCCTGAGTTTCACCAGAGACCAG GGTATTTAAAGGATCCTCGATACCAGGAAGTAGACAG TTTCACAAATCTTATTCCCAACAGACGATTTTCAGGAGTTCGCCGAGATGTGTTTTTAAATGGg tcctACAATGATTATGTGAGGGAGTTTCATAACATGGGACCACCACCACCTTGGCAAGGAATg gctCCTTATCCTGGAATGGAACAACCTCCACACCATCCTTACTATCAGCACCATGCTCCACCTCCTCAAGCTCATCCCCCTTACTCAGGACATCACCCAGTACCACATGAAGCAAGATACAGAGATAAACGAGTAGTAAGTGCACGAGAAGGCTCAAGT CATGATTATGACATGAGGGTGGATGATTTCCTTCGTCGCACACAAGCTGTTGTCAGTGGTCGGAGAAGTAGACCTCGTGAAAGAGatcgagagcgagagcgagaccGCCCTAGAGATAACAGAAGAGACAGAGAACGAGATAGAGGAcgtgatagagaaagagaaagagagcgatTATGTGACCGGGACAGAGACCGAGGGGAGAGAGGTCGATATAGAAGATAA
- the YTHDC1 gene encoding YTH domain-containing protein 1 isoform X5 has protein sequence MSCALKCRPPRPTDGELNVLDDILTEVPEQDDELYNPESEQDKNEKKGSKRKSDRMESTDIKRQKPSVHSRQLLSKPLSSSVSNNKRIVSTKGKSVGEYKNEEYQRSERSKRLEADRKIRLSSSASREPYKSQPEKTCLRKRDPERRTKSPTPDGSEVRIGLEVDRRASRSSQSSKEEVNSEEYGSDHETGSSGSSDEQGNNTENEEEGVEDVEEDEEVEEDAEEDEEVDEDGEEEEEEEEEEEEEEEEEEEEEEEEYEQDERDQKEEGNDYDTRSEASDSDSESVSFTDGSVRSGSGTDGSDEKKKERKRARGISPIVFDRSGSSASESYAGSEKKHEKLSSSVRAVRKDQTSKLKYVLQDARFFLIKSNNHENVSLAKAKGVWSTLPVNEKKLNAAFRSARSVILIFSVRESGKFQGFARLSSESHHGGSPIHWVLPAGMNAKMLGGVFKIDWICRRELPFTKSAHLTNPWNEHKPVKIGRDGQEIELECGTQLCLLFPPDESIDLYQVIHKMRHKRRMHSQPRSRGRPSRREPVRDVGRRRPEDYDIHNSRKKPRIDYAPEFHQRPGYLKDPRYQEVDRRFSGVRRDVFLNGSYNDYVREFHNMGPPPPWQGMAPYPGMEQPPHHPYYQHHAPPPQAHPPYSGHHPVPHEARYRDKRVVSAREGSSHDYDMRVDDFLRRTQAVVSGRRSRPRERDRERERDRPRDNRRDRERDRGRDRERERERLCDRDRDRGERGRYRR, from the exons ATGGAGAACTTAATGTTCTTGATGATATTTTGACTGAAGTACCAGAACAGGATGATGAACTTTATAATCCAGAGAGTGAACAAGATAAAAACGAGAAGAAGg gatcaaaaagaaaaagtgaccGAATGGAATCTACTGACATCAAGCGACAAAAACCTTCTGTTCATTCAAGACAGTTGCTTTCTAAGCCATTGAGCTCATCTGTTAGCAATAACAAAAGAATAGTTAGTACAAAGGGAAAGTCAGTTGGAGAGTATAAAAATGAGGAATATCAAAGATCTGAAAGAAGCAAGCGTTTAGAAGCTGATCGGAAGATTCGTTTGTCTAGCAGTGCTTCTAGAGAACCTTATAAGAGTCAACCTGAAAAAACTTGTCTACGGAAAAGAGATCCTGAAAGGAGGACCAAATCCCCTACACCAGATGGTTCTGAGGTA AGAATTGGGCTTGAAGTGGATAGACGTGCAAGCAGATCCAGCCAATCTtctaaggaagaagtaaactcTGAAGAATATGGCTCTGACCATGAGACTGGCAGCAGTGGTTCTTCTGATGAACAAGGCAATAATACTGAGAATGAAGAGGAAGGGGTGGAAGATGTGGAGGAAGatgaagaagtagaagaagatgcagaggaagatgaagaagtagatgaagatggagaagaggaggaggaggaggaagaagaggaggaggaggaggaagaagaggaggaggaggaggaggaggaagaatatGAACAAGATGAGAGAGaccagaaggaagagggaaatgatTATGATACTCGAAGTGAAGCTAGCGACTCTGATTCTGAATCCGTTTCCTTCACAGATGGATCTGTTAGATCTGGTTCAGGCACAGATGGATCAG atgagaaaaagaaggaaaggaagagagctaGAGGCATTTCTCCAATTGTTTTTGATAGAAGTGGAAGCTCTGCATCGGAATCATACGCAG GTTCAGAAAAGAAGCATGAGAAATTATCATCTTCCGTTCGTGCTGTCCGAAAAG atcaaACCAGTAAACTCAAATATGTCCTACAGGATGCAAGATTTTTTCTCATAAAGAGTAACAACCATGAGAATGTGTCTCTTGCCAAAGCTAAG GGTGTTTGGTCCACACTGCCTGTAAATGAGAAGAAATTAAATGCTGCATTCAGATCTGCAAGGAgtgttatattaatattttctgtcAGAGAGAGTGGAAAATTTCAAG GATTTGCAAGGCTTTCTTCAGAATCACATCATGGAGGATCTCCTATACATTGGGTGCTGCCAgctggaatgaatgctaaaatgtTGGGAGGAGTTTTTAAAATTGACTGGATTTGCAG GCGTGAATTACCCTTCACTAAGTCAGCTCATCTCACCAATCCTTGGAATGAACATAAACCAGTAAAGATTGGACGTGATGGACAG GAAATTGAACTTGAATGTGGAACCCAGCTTTGTCTTCTATTTCCCCCTGATGAAAGTATTGACTTGTATCAGGTCATTCATAAAATGCGTCACAAGAGAAGAATGCATTCTCAGCCCCGATCAAGAGGACGTCCATCCCGTCGAGAACCAGTCCGGGATGTGGGAAG GCGTCGACCAGAAGATTATGATATTCATAACAGCAGAAAGAAACCAAGGATTGACTATGCCCCTGAGTTTCACCAGAGACCAG GGTATTTAAAGGATCCTCGATACCAGGAAGTAGACAG ACGATTTTCAGGAGTTCGCCGAGATGTGTTTTTAAATGGg tcctACAATGATTATGTGAGGGAGTTTCATAACATGGGACCACCACCACCTTGGCAAGGAATg gctCCTTATCCTGGAATGGAACAACCTCCACACCATCCTTACTATCAGCACCATGCTCCACCTCCTCAAGCTCATCCCCCTTACTCAGGACATCACCCAGTACCACATGAAGCAAGATACAGAGATAAACGAGTAGTAAGTGCACGAGAAGGCTCAAGT CATGATTATGACATGAGGGTGGATGATTTCCTTCGTCGCACACAAGCTGTTGTCAGTGGTCGGAGAAGTAGACCTCGTGAAAGAGatcgagagcgagagcgagaccGCCCTAGAGATAACAGAAGAGACAGAGAACGAGATAGAGGAcgtgatagagaaagagaaagagagcgatTATGTGACCGGGACAGAGACCGAGGGGAGAGAGGTCGATATAGAAGATAA
- the YTHDC1 gene encoding YTH domain-containing protein 1 isoform X1: MSCALKCRPPRPTDGELNVLDDILTEVPEQDDELYNPESEQDKNEKKGSKRKSDRMESTDIKRQKPSVHSRQLLSKPLSSSVSNNKRIVSTKGKSVGEYKNEEYQRSERSKRLEADRKIRLSSSASREPYKSQPEKTCLRKRDPERRTKSPTPDGSEVRIGLEVDRRASRSSQSSKEEVNSEEYGSDHETGSSGSSDEQGNNTENEEEGVEDVEEDEEVEEDAEEDEEVDEDGEEEEEEEEEEEEEEEEEEEEEEEEYEQDERDQKEEGNDYDTRSEASDSDSESVSFTDGSVRSGSGTDGSDEKKKERKRARGISPIVFDRSGSSASESYAGSEKKHEKLSSSVRAVRKDQTSKLKYVLQDARFFLIKSNNHENVSLAKAKGVWSTLPVNEKKLNAAFRSARSVILIFSVRESGKFQGFARLSSESHHGGSPIHWVLPAGMNAKMLGGVFKIDWICRRELPFTKSAHLTNPWNEHKPVKIGRDGQEIELECGTQLCLLFPPDESIDLYQVIHKMRHKRRMHSQPRSRGRPSRREPVRDVGRRRPEDYDIHNSRKKPRIDYAPEFHQRPGYLKDPRYQEVDSFTNLIPNRRFSGVRRDVFLNGSYNDYVREFHNMGPPPPWQGMAPYPGMEQPPHHPYYQHHAPPPQAHPPYSGHHPVPHEARYRDKRVVSAREGSSHDYDMRVDDFLRRTQAVVSGRRSRPRERDRERERDRPRDNRRDRERDRGRDRERERERLCDRDRDRGERGRYRR, encoded by the exons ATGGAGAACTTAATGTTCTTGATGATATTTTGACTGAAGTACCAGAACAGGATGATGAACTTTATAATCCAGAGAGTGAACAAGATAAAAACGAGAAGAAGg gatcaaaaagaaaaagtgaccGAATGGAATCTACTGACATCAAGCGACAAAAACCTTCTGTTCATTCAAGACAGTTGCTTTCTAAGCCATTGAGCTCATCTGTTAGCAATAACAAAAGAATAGTTAGTACAAAGGGAAAGTCAGTTGGAGAGTATAAAAATGAGGAATATCAAAGATCTGAAAGAAGCAAGCGTTTAGAAGCTGATCGGAAGATTCGTTTGTCTAGCAGTGCTTCTAGAGAACCTTATAAGAGTCAACCTGAAAAAACTTGTCTACGGAAAAGAGATCCTGAAAGGAGGACCAAATCCCCTACACCAGATGGTTCTGAGGTA AGAATTGGGCTTGAAGTGGATAGACGTGCAAGCAGATCCAGCCAATCTtctaaggaagaagtaaactcTGAAGAATATGGCTCTGACCATGAGACTGGCAGCAGTGGTTCTTCTGATGAACAAGGCAATAATACTGAGAATGAAGAGGAAGGGGTGGAAGATGTGGAGGAAGatgaagaagtagaagaagatgcagaggaagatgaagaagtagatgaagatggagaagaggaggaggaggaggaagaagaggaggaggaggaggaagaagaggaggaggaggaggaggaggaagaatatGAACAAGATGAGAGAGaccagaaggaagagggaaatgatTATGATACTCGAAGTGAAGCTAGCGACTCTGATTCTGAATCCGTTTCCTTCACAGATGGATCTGTTAGATCTGGTTCAGGCACAGATGGATCAG atgagaaaaagaaggaaaggaagagagctaGAGGCATTTCTCCAATTGTTTTTGATAGAAGTGGAAGCTCTGCATCGGAATCATACGCAG GTTCAGAAAAGAAGCATGAGAAATTATCATCTTCCGTTCGTGCTGTCCGAAAAG atcaaACCAGTAAACTCAAATATGTCCTACAGGATGCAAGATTTTTTCTCATAAAGAGTAACAACCATGAGAATGTGTCTCTTGCCAAAGCTAAG GGTGTTTGGTCCACACTGCCTGTAAATGAGAAGAAATTAAATGCTGCATTCAGATCTGCAAGGAgtgttatattaatattttctgtcAGAGAGAGTGGAAAATTTCAAG GATTTGCAAGGCTTTCTTCAGAATCACATCATGGAGGATCTCCTATACATTGGGTGCTGCCAgctggaatgaatgctaaaatgtTGGGAGGAGTTTTTAAAATTGACTGGATTTGCAG GCGTGAATTACCCTTCACTAAGTCAGCTCATCTCACCAATCCTTGGAATGAACATAAACCAGTAAAGATTGGACGTGATGGACAG GAAATTGAACTTGAATGTGGAACCCAGCTTTGTCTTCTATTTCCCCCTGATGAAAGTATTGACTTGTATCAGGTCATTCATAAAATGCGTCACAAGAGAAGAATGCATTCTCAGCCCCGATCAAGAGGACGTCCATCCCGTCGAGAACCAGTCCGGGATGTGGGAAG GCGTCGACCAGAAGATTATGATATTCATAACAGCAGAAAGAAACCAAGGATTGACTATGCCCCTGAGTTTCACCAGAGACCAG GGTATTTAAAGGATCCTCGATACCAGGAAGTAGACAG TTTCACAAATCTTATTCCCAACAGACGATTTTCAGGAGTTCGCCGAGATGTGTTTTTAAATGGg tcctACAATGATTATGTGAGGGAGTTTCATAACATGGGACCACCACCACCTTGGCAAGGAATg gctCCTTATCCTGGAATGGAACAACCTCCACACCATCCTTACTATCAGCACCATGCTCCACCTCCTCAAGCTCATCCCCCTTACTCAGGACATCACCCAGTACCACATGAAGCAAGATACAGAGATAAACGAGTAGTAAGTGCACGAGAAGGCTCAAGT CATGATTATGACATGAGGGTGGATGATTTCCTTCGTCGCACACAAGCTGTTGTCAGTGGTCGGAGAAGTAGACCTCGTGAAAGAGatcgagagcgagagcgagaccGCCCTAGAGATAACAGAAGAGACAGAGAACGAGATAGAGGAcgtgatagagaaagagaaagagagcgatTATGTGACCGGGACAGAGACCGAGGGGAGAGAGGTCGATATAGAAGATAA